A window from Myripristis murdjan chromosome 11, fMyrMur1.1, whole genome shotgun sequence encodes these proteins:
- the LOC115368094 gene encoding zinc finger protein 384-like isoform X2, translating to MFLNKMKEQLGPEKANPPSFPHSSASSTSSHYPTAVLAVPGSMDGGAGVRVVPKQEGGGGTAGGGGSSGAPPLTAVGGHLHQPHTSQNITVVPVPSTGIMTAAGLVITTPQGTLVPTASTQSFVGGPPTATTMIVSAVHPSNTDKKDDIAVPPAVVMPMPGKRGRKRKQVMGRVAGVGGVLPPGSDALILAHLAAGGQHHPADPYDLSNDEEDHTNKDGPKSYRCRMCAVTFFSKSDMQIHAKSHTEAKPHKCPHCSKSFANSSYLSQHIRIHSGAKPYTCSYCQKTFRQLSHLQQHTRNHTEAKPHKCPHCSKSFANSSYLSQHIRIHSGAKPYTCSYCQKTFRQLSHLQQHTRIHTGDRPYKCVHPGCEKAFTQLSNLQSHRRQHNKDKPYKCHNCNRGYTDAASLEVHLSTHTVKHAKLYSCGLCNRSYTSETYLMKHMRKHNPDPLTVAAAVAAQQAQGLTPGGPGGGSGRGRGRGRGRGGGGAGGGSGGAGQVPNQPNPNNPNQNPNPGPPGSYQPPQQPTEAVVPCPFDLHQYKTVAANEIQYKPVSVADLSVAHKDLCLTVSTSAIQVEHMNS from the exons AAGGCcaaccctccctccttccctcactcctctgcctcttccacctcttcccACTATCCCACGGCTGTGCTTGCCGTCCCTGGCTCTATGGACGGAGGAGCAGGGGTGCGGGTGGTCCCCAAACAGGAAGGCGGTGGAGGTACTGCAGGAGGGGGTGGCAGCAGCGGTGCTCCTCCATTGACTGCAGTTGGTGGACACCTCCACCAACCCCACACCTCCCAGAACATCACTGTAGTACCTGTTCCTTCCACGGGTATCATGACTGCAG CGGGGTTAGTGATCACCACCCCTCAAGGCACGCTGGTCCCCACCGCCTCCACGCAATCATTTGTAGGTGGACCCCCAACTGCCACCACCATGATAGTGTCCGCAGTGCACCCCTCAAACACAG ACAAGAAGGACGACATTGCTGTCCCTCCTGCGGTTGTCATGCCGATGCCAGGGAAGCGCGGCAGGAAGAGGAAACAAGTAATGGGCAGAGTGGCAGGAGTGGGTGGAGTCCTCCCACCAGGAAGTGACGCGTTAATACTGGCACACCTTGCTGCTGGGGGACAG CACCACCCTGCAGACCCATATGACCTGTCTAATGATGAGGAAGACCACACCAACAAAGATGGCCCTAAATCCTACAG GTGCCGGATGTGCGCAGTGACGTTCTTTAGCAAGTCGGACATGCAGATCCATGCCAAGTCCCACACTGAGGCCAAGCCCCACAAGTGCCCCCACTGCTCCAAGTCGTTTGCCAACTCCAGCTACCTGTCCCAGCACATCCGCATCCACAGCGGGGCCAAGCCCTACACCTGCTCCTACTGCCAGAAAACATTCAGGCAGCTCAGTCAcctacagcagcacacacg AAACCACACTGAGGCCAAGCCCCACAAGTGCCCCCACTGCTCCAAGTCGTTTGCCAACTCCAGCTACCTGTCCCAGCACATCCGCATCCACAGCGGGGCCAAGCCCTACACCTGCTCCTACTGCCAGAAAACATTCAGGCAGCTCAGTCAcctacagcagcacacacg GATTCACACTGGTGACCGGCCATACAAGTGTGTCCATCCTGGCTGTGAGAAGGCCTTCACTCAGCTGTCAAACCTACAG TCTCACCGTCGGCAGCACAACAAAGACAAGCCGTACAAGTGCCACAACTGTAACCGTGGTTACACGGATGCTGCCAGCCTGGAGGTGCACCTATCCACACACACCGTCAAGCACGCCAAGCTTTACTCCTGTGGCCTCTGTAACCGATCCTATACCTCG gaaaCATACCTGATGAAACACATGAGGAAGCACAACCCTGACCCTCtgacagtggcagcagcagtagctGCCCAGCAGGCCCAGGGCCTTACACCTGGAGGcccaggaggaggaagtggcagGGGCCGGGGCCGTggccgaggaagaggaggtggtggtgccGGAGGAGGCTCAGGCGGAGCGGGCCAGGTTCCAAATCAGCCCAACCCAAACAACCCCAAccaaaaccctaaccctggacCCCCTGGCAGCTACCAGCCACCCCAGCAGCCCACGGAAGCTGTGGTTCCGTGCCCATTCGACCTGCATCAGTACAAGACAGTGGCAGCCAACGAGATCCAGTATAAACCAGTCAGCGTGGCAGATCTGTCAGTGGCTCACAAAGACCTCTGCCTCACCGTCTCCACATCAGCCATACAGGTGGAGCACATGAACTCGTAG
- the LOC115368094 gene encoding zinc finger protein 362-like isoform X4: MEDSHFNSSYFWSPVPTVQGQIENAMFLNKMKEQLGPEKANPPSFPHSSASSTSSHYPTAVLAVPGSMDGGAGVRVVPKQEGGGGTAGGGGSSGAPPLTAVGGHLHQPHTSQNITVVPVPSTGIMTAAGLVITTPQGTLVPTASTQSFVGGPPTATTMIVSAVHPSNTDKKDDIAVPPAVVMPMPGKRGRKRKQVMGRVAGVGGVLPPGSDALILAHLAAGGQHHPADPYDLSNDEEDHTNKDGPKSYRCRMCAVTFFSKSDMQIHAKSHTEAKPHKCPHCSKSFANSSYLSQHIRIHSGAKPYTCSYCQKTFRQLSHLQQHTRIHTGDRPYKCVHPGCEKAFTQLSNLQSHRRQHNKDKPYKCHNCNRGYTDAASLEVHLSTHTVKHAKLYSCGLCNRSYTSETYLMKHMRKHNPDPLTVAAAVAAQQAQGLTPGGPGGGSGRGRGRGRGRGGGGAGGGSGGAGQVPNQPNPNNPNQNPNPGPPGSYQPPQQPTEAVVPCPFDLHQYKTVAANEIQYKPVSVADLSVAHKDLCLTVSTSAIQVEHMNS; encoded by the exons AAGGCcaaccctccctccttccctcactcctctgcctcttccacctcttcccACTATCCCACGGCTGTGCTTGCCGTCCCTGGCTCTATGGACGGAGGAGCAGGGGTGCGGGTGGTCCCCAAACAGGAAGGCGGTGGAGGTACTGCAGGAGGGGGTGGCAGCAGCGGTGCTCCTCCATTGACTGCAGTTGGTGGACACCTCCACCAACCCCACACCTCCCAGAACATCACTGTAGTACCTGTTCCTTCCACGGGTATCATGACTGCAG CGGGGTTAGTGATCACCACCCCTCAAGGCACGCTGGTCCCCACCGCCTCCACGCAATCATTTGTAGGTGGACCCCCAACTGCCACCACCATGATAGTGTCCGCAGTGCACCCCTCAAACACAG ACAAGAAGGACGACATTGCTGTCCCTCCTGCGGTTGTCATGCCGATGCCAGGGAAGCGCGGCAGGAAGAGGAAACAAGTAATGGGCAGAGTGGCAGGAGTGGGTGGAGTCCTCCCACCAGGAAGTGACGCGTTAATACTGGCACACCTTGCTGCTGGGGGACAG CACCACCCTGCAGACCCATATGACCTGTCTAATGATGAGGAAGACCACACCAACAAAGATGGCCCTAAATCCTACAG GTGCCGGATGTGCGCAGTGACGTTCTTTAGCAAGTCGGACATGCAGATCCATGCCAAGTCCCACACTGAG GCCAAGCCCCACAAGTGCCCCCACTGCTCCAAGTCGTTTGCCAACTCCAGCTACCTGTCCCAGCACATCCGCATCCACAGCGGGGCCAAGCCCTACACCTGCTCCTACTGCCAGAAAACATTCAGGCAGCTCAGTCAcctacagcagcacacacg GATTCACACTGGTGACCGGCCATACAAGTGTGTCCATCCTGGCTGTGAGAAGGCCTTCACTCAGCTGTCAAACCTACAG TCTCACCGTCGGCAGCACAACAAAGACAAGCCGTACAAGTGCCACAACTGTAACCGTGGTTACACGGATGCTGCCAGCCTGGAGGTGCACCTATCCACACACACCGTCAAGCACGCCAAGCTTTACTCCTGTGGCCTCTGTAACCGATCCTATACCTCG gaaaCATACCTGATGAAACACATGAGGAAGCACAACCCTGACCCTCtgacagtggcagcagcagtagctGCCCAGCAGGCCCAGGGCCTTACACCTGGAGGcccaggaggaggaagtggcagGGGCCGGGGCCGTggccgaggaagaggaggtggtggtgccGGAGGAGGCTCAGGCGGAGCGGGCCAGGTTCCAAATCAGCCCAACCCAAACAACCCCAAccaaaaccctaaccctggacCCCCTGGCAGCTACCAGCCACCCCAGCAGCCCACGGAAGCTGTGGTTCCGTGCCCATTCGACCTGCATCAGTACAAGACAGTGGCAGCCAACGAGATCCAGTATAAACCAGTCAGCGTGGCAGATCTGTCAGTGGCTCACAAAGACCTCTGCCTCACCGTCTCCACATCAGCCATACAGGTGGAGCACATGAACTCGTAG
- the LOC115368094 gene encoding zinc finger protein 362-like isoform X3, whose translation MEDSHFNSSYFWSPVPTVQGQIENAMFLNKMKEQLGPEKANPPSFPHSSASSTSSHYPTAVLAVPGSMDGGAGVRVVPKQEGGGGTAGGGGSSGAPPLTAVGGHLHQPHTSQNITVVPVPSTGIMTAAGLVITTPQGTLVPTASTQSFVGGPPTATTMIVSAVHPSNTDKKDDIAVPPAVVMPMPGKRGRKRKQVMGRVAGVGGVLPPGSDALILAHLAAGGQHHPADPYDLSNDEEDHTNKDGPKSYRCRMCAVTFFSKSDMQIHAKSHTEAKPHKCPHCSKSFANSSYLSQHIRIHSGAKPYTCSYCQKTFRQLSHLQQHTRIHTGDRPYKCVHPGCEKAFTQLSNLQSHRRQHNKDKPYKCHNCNRGYTDAASLEVHLSTHTVKHAKLYSCGLCNRSYTSETYLMKHMRKHNPDPLTVAAAVAAQQAQGLTPGGPGGGSGRGRGRGRGRGGGGAGGGSGGAGQVPNQPNPNNPNQNPNPGPPGSYQPPQQPTEAVVPCPFDLHQYKTVAANEIQYKPVSVADLSVAHKDLCLTVSTSAIQVEHMNS comes from the exons AAGGCcaaccctccctccttccctcactcctctgcctcttccacctcttcccACTATCCCACGGCTGTGCTTGCCGTCCCTGGCTCTATGGACGGAGGAGCAGGGGTGCGGGTGGTCCCCAAACAGGAAGGCGGTGGAGGTACTGCAGGAGGGGGTGGCAGCAGCGGTGCTCCTCCATTGACTGCAGTTGGTGGACACCTCCACCAACCCCACACCTCCCAGAACATCACTGTAGTACCTGTTCCTTCCACGGGTATCATGACTGCAG CGGGGTTAGTGATCACCACCCCTCAAGGCACGCTGGTCCCCACCGCCTCCACGCAATCATTTGTAGGTGGACCCCCAACTGCCACCACCATGATAGTGTCCGCAGTGCACCCCTCAAACACAG ACAAGAAGGACGACATTGCTGTCCCTCCTGCGGTTGTCATGCCGATGCCAGGGAAGCGCGGCAGGAAGAGGAAACAAGTAATGGGCAGAGTGGCAGGAGTGGGTGGAGTCCTCCCACCAGGAAGTGACGCGTTAATACTGGCACACCTTGCTGCTGGGGGACAG CACCACCCTGCAGACCCATATGACCTGTCTAATGATGAGGAAGACCACACCAACAAAGATGGCCCTAAATCCTACAG GTGCCGGATGTGCGCAGTGACGTTCTTTAGCAAGTCGGACATGCAGATCCATGCCAAGTCCCACACTGAGGCCAAGCCCCACAAGTGCCCCCACTGCTCCAAGTCGTTTGCCAACTCCAGCTACCTGTCCCAGCACATCCGCATCCACAGCGGGGCCAAGCCCTACACCTGCTCCTACTGCCAGAAAACATTCAGGCAGCTCAGTCAcctacagcagcacacacg GATTCACACTGGTGACCGGCCATACAAGTGTGTCCATCCTGGCTGTGAGAAGGCCTTCACTCAGCTGTCAAACCTACAG TCTCACCGTCGGCAGCACAACAAAGACAAGCCGTACAAGTGCCACAACTGTAACCGTGGTTACACGGATGCTGCCAGCCTGGAGGTGCACCTATCCACACACACCGTCAAGCACGCCAAGCTTTACTCCTGTGGCCTCTGTAACCGATCCTATACCTCG gaaaCATACCTGATGAAACACATGAGGAAGCACAACCCTGACCCTCtgacagtggcagcagcagtagctGCCCAGCAGGCCCAGGGCCTTACACCTGGAGGcccaggaggaggaagtggcagGGGCCGGGGCCGTggccgaggaagaggaggtggtggtgccGGAGGAGGCTCAGGCGGAGCGGGCCAGGTTCCAAATCAGCCCAACCCAAACAACCCCAAccaaaaccctaaccctggacCCCCTGGCAGCTACCAGCCACCCCAGCAGCCCACGGAAGCTGTGGTTCCGTGCCCATTCGACCTGCATCAGTACAAGACAGTGGCAGCCAACGAGATCCAGTATAAACCAGTCAGCGTGGCAGATCTGTCAGTGGCTCACAAAGACCTCTGCCTCACCGTCTCCACATCAGCCATACAGGTGGAGCACATGAACTCGTAG
- the LOC115368094 gene encoding zinc finger protein 384-like isoform X1, translated as MEDSHFNSSYFWSPVPTVQGQIENAMFLNKMKEQLGPEKANPPSFPHSSASSTSSHYPTAVLAVPGSMDGGAGVRVVPKQEGGGGTAGGGGSSGAPPLTAVGGHLHQPHTSQNITVVPVPSTGIMTAAGLVITTPQGTLVPTASTQSFVGGPPTATTMIVSAVHPSNTDKKDDIAVPPAVVMPMPGKRGRKRKQVMGRVAGVGGVLPPGSDALILAHLAAGGQHHPADPYDLSNDEEDHTNKDGPKSYRCRMCAVTFFSKSDMQIHAKSHTEAKPHKCPHCSKSFANSSYLSQHIRIHSGAKPYTCSYCQKTFRQLSHLQQHTRNHTEAKPHKCPHCSKSFANSSYLSQHIRIHSGAKPYTCSYCQKTFRQLSHLQQHTRIHTGDRPYKCVHPGCEKAFTQLSNLQSHRRQHNKDKPYKCHNCNRGYTDAASLEVHLSTHTVKHAKLYSCGLCNRSYTSETYLMKHMRKHNPDPLTVAAAVAAQQAQGLTPGGPGGGSGRGRGRGRGRGGGGAGGGSGGAGQVPNQPNPNNPNQNPNPGPPGSYQPPQQPTEAVVPCPFDLHQYKTVAANEIQYKPVSVADLSVAHKDLCLTVSTSAIQVEHMNS; from the exons AAGGCcaaccctccctccttccctcactcctctgcctcttccacctcttcccACTATCCCACGGCTGTGCTTGCCGTCCCTGGCTCTATGGACGGAGGAGCAGGGGTGCGGGTGGTCCCCAAACAGGAAGGCGGTGGAGGTACTGCAGGAGGGGGTGGCAGCAGCGGTGCTCCTCCATTGACTGCAGTTGGTGGACACCTCCACCAACCCCACACCTCCCAGAACATCACTGTAGTACCTGTTCCTTCCACGGGTATCATGACTGCAG CGGGGTTAGTGATCACCACCCCTCAAGGCACGCTGGTCCCCACCGCCTCCACGCAATCATTTGTAGGTGGACCCCCAACTGCCACCACCATGATAGTGTCCGCAGTGCACCCCTCAAACACAG ACAAGAAGGACGACATTGCTGTCCCTCCTGCGGTTGTCATGCCGATGCCAGGGAAGCGCGGCAGGAAGAGGAAACAAGTAATGGGCAGAGTGGCAGGAGTGGGTGGAGTCCTCCCACCAGGAAGTGACGCGTTAATACTGGCACACCTTGCTGCTGGGGGACAG CACCACCCTGCAGACCCATATGACCTGTCTAATGATGAGGAAGACCACACCAACAAAGATGGCCCTAAATCCTACAG GTGCCGGATGTGCGCAGTGACGTTCTTTAGCAAGTCGGACATGCAGATCCATGCCAAGTCCCACACTGAGGCCAAGCCCCACAAGTGCCCCCACTGCTCCAAGTCGTTTGCCAACTCCAGCTACCTGTCCCAGCACATCCGCATCCACAGCGGGGCCAAGCCCTACACCTGCTCCTACTGCCAGAAAACATTCAGGCAGCTCAGTCAcctacagcagcacacacg AAACCACACTGAGGCCAAGCCCCACAAGTGCCCCCACTGCTCCAAGTCGTTTGCCAACTCCAGCTACCTGTCCCAGCACATCCGCATCCACAGCGGGGCCAAGCCCTACACCTGCTCCTACTGCCAGAAAACATTCAGGCAGCTCAGTCAcctacagcagcacacacg GATTCACACTGGTGACCGGCCATACAAGTGTGTCCATCCTGGCTGTGAGAAGGCCTTCACTCAGCTGTCAAACCTACAG TCTCACCGTCGGCAGCACAACAAAGACAAGCCGTACAAGTGCCACAACTGTAACCGTGGTTACACGGATGCTGCCAGCCTGGAGGTGCACCTATCCACACACACCGTCAAGCACGCCAAGCTTTACTCCTGTGGCCTCTGTAACCGATCCTATACCTCG gaaaCATACCTGATGAAACACATGAGGAAGCACAACCCTGACCCTCtgacagtggcagcagcagtagctGCCCAGCAGGCCCAGGGCCTTACACCTGGAGGcccaggaggaggaagtggcagGGGCCGGGGCCGTggccgaggaagaggaggtggtggtgccGGAGGAGGCTCAGGCGGAGCGGGCCAGGTTCCAAATCAGCCCAACCCAAACAACCCCAAccaaaaccctaaccctggacCCCCTGGCAGCTACCAGCCACCCCAGCAGCCCACGGAAGCTGTGGTTCCGTGCCCATTCGACCTGCATCAGTACAAGACAGTGGCAGCCAACGAGATCCAGTATAAACCAGTCAGCGTGGCAGATCTGTCAGTGGCTCACAAAGACCTCTGCCTCACCGTCTCCACATCAGCCATACAGGTGGAGCACATGAACTCGTAG